A genomic stretch from Arachis stenosperma cultivar V10309 chromosome 3, arast.V10309.gnm1.PFL2, whole genome shotgun sequence includes:
- the LOC130970724 gene encoding beta-xylosidase/alpha-L-arabinofuranosidase 2, giving the protein MIFITSVPLFGYSIMGMALSENRAHKVSVLLCFVALFFSSHGVGAQNSPVFACDVAKNPVLAGYGFCNKSLSVSARVADLVGRLTLQEKIGNLVNTASDVSRLGIPKYEWWSEALHGVSNVGPGTRFSSVVPAATSFPMPITIAASFNSTLFETIGRVVSTEARAMHNVGLAGLTYWSPNINIFRDPRWGRGQETPGEDPLLTSKYAAGYVRGLQQTDDGGGDRLKVAACCKHYTAYDVDNWKGIQRYTFNAVVSQQDLDDTYNPPFKSCVIDGNVASVMCSYNQVNGKPTCADPDLLKGVIRDKWKLNGYIVSDCDSVDVFFKNQHYTKTPEEAAAKSILAGLDLNCGNFLGRYTEGAVKQGLVDEASVTNAVSNNFATLMRLGFFDGDPSKQAYGNLGPKDVCTAANQELAREAARQGIVLLKNNKGSLPLNAKAIKSLAVIGPNANVTRTMIGNYEGIPCKYTSPLQGLTALVPTSYAPGCPDVQCANAVLDDAKTVAASADATVIIVGANLAIEAESLDRINILLPGQQQLLVSEVATVSKGPVILVIMSGGGMDVSFAKTNDKISSILWVGYPGQAGGAAIADVIFGFHNPSGRLPMTWYPQSYVDKVPMTNMNMRPDPATGYPGRTYRFYKGETVFAFGDGLSYSNIQHRLVKAPQLASIPLADNHVCRSSDCKSVEVSDEHCKELVLDIHLGVKNMGKMSSGHTVFLFSTPPAVHNAPQKHLLGFQKVQLAGRSEALVTFKVDVCKDLSVVDEVGNRKVPLGQHLLHVGNLKHPLRVRI; this is encoded by the exons ATGATATTCATAACTAGTGTACCCTTGTTTGGCTATTCCATAATGGGAATGGCTCTTTCGGAAAACAGAGCACACAAGGTCTCTGTTTTGCTCTGTTTCGTGGCTCTGTTCTTCAGCTCCCATGGAGTTGGGGCACAGAATTCTCCGGTGTTCGCCTGCGATGTGGCCAAGAACCCTGTATTGGCGGGGTACGGCTTCTGCAACAAGTCCCTGAGCGTGAGTGCCAGGGTGGCTGACCTTGTTGGAAGGTTGACATTGCAGGAGAAGATCGGCAACTTGGTCAACACGGCTTCCGACGTGAGCCGCCTCGGCATTCCCAAGTATGAGTGGTGGTCTGAGGCTCTTCATGGAGTCTCTAACGTCGGTCCGGGGACTCGCTTTTCTAGTGTGGTCCCTGCTGCAACTAGTTTTCCTATGCCTATCACCATTGCTGCTTCTTTCAACTCCACTCTCTTTGAAACCATTGGCAGG GTGGTTTCAACAGAAGCCAGAGCAATGCACAATGTAGGGTTGGCTGGTTTGACATATTGGTCACCTAACATTAACATATTTAGGGATCCAAGATGGGGAAGAGGCCAAGAAACACCAGGGGAAGACCCTTTGCTCACCAGCAAATATGCTGCCGGTTATGTTAGAGGCTTGCAACAAACCGACGACGGCGGCGGAGATAGGCTCAAGGTTGCTGCTTGTTGCAAACACTACACAGCTTATGATGTTGATAACTGGAAAGGAATCCAGCGTTACACTTTCAATGCTGTGGTGTCCCAGCAAGATTTGGATGATACATACAACCCACCGTTCAAGAGCTGTGTGATTGATGGCAATGTTGCAAGTGTCATGTGTTCTTATAATCAAGTTAATGGCAAGCCAACTTGTGCAGACCCTGACCTTCTTAAAGGGGTTATTCGTGACAAGTGGAAATTAAATGG ATATATAGTTTCTGATTGTGACTCAGTAGatgtgtttttcaaaaatcagCACTACACTAAGACTCCTGAAGAAGCTGCAGCCAAATCCATCCTAGCAG GACTAGATTTGAACTGTGGTAATTTTCTTGGGAGATACACGGAAGGTGCTGTGAAACAAGGTCTTGTAGATGAAGCATCAGTTACCAATGCTGTCTCCAACAATTTTGCCACATTGATGCGCCTTGGGTTCTTTGATGGTGATCCAAGCAAGCAAGCATATGGAAACCTTGGTCCAAAAGATGTCTGCACCGCCGCGAACCAAGAGCTTGCTCGCGAGGCTGCAAGACAAGGGATTGTGTTGcttaaaaacaacaaagggTCGCTCCCTCTTAATGCCAAAGCCATTAAATCATTGGCAGTTATTGGTCCCAATGCTAATGTGACAAGAACCATGATTGGAAACTATGAAGGCATTCCATGCAAATACACATCACCTTTGCAAGGGCTAACGGCCTTAGTCCCTACAAGTTATGCTCCGGGATGTCCAGACGTGCAATGCGCAAATGCGGTGCTAGACGATGCGAAAACAGTTGCAGCCTCTGCAGATGCAACGGTTATTATAGTTGGAGCAAACCTGGCAATAGAGGCTGAGAGTCTTGACAGGATCAACATCCTTCTTCCGGGACAGCAACAACTTTTGGTGAGTGAAGTTGCCACTGTCTCCAAGGGACCTGTGATTCTTGTCATAATGTCTGGAGGAGGCATGGATGTTTCTTTTGCCAAAACCAATGACAAAATCTCCAGCATCTTGTGGGTTGGATATCCCGGCCAAGCCGGTGGCGCTGCTATAGCTGATGTCATCTTTGGATTCCATAATCCAA GTGGAAGGCTACCTATGACATGGTATCCACAATCATATGTGGATAAAGTTCCAATGACCAATATGAACATGAGGCCTGATCCTGCAACAGGCTACCCAGGTAGAACATACAGATTTTACAAAGGAGAAACAGTTTTCGCCTTCGGAGACGGATTAAGCTACTCGAATATTCAACACAGGTTAGTTAAGGCACCACAACTAGCATCTATTCCCTTAGCAGACAACCATGTATGTCGTTCTTCGGATTGTAAATCGGTTGAAGTTAGTGATGAGCATTGTAAAGAGTTGGTTTTGGATATTCACCTTGGTGTGAAGAACATGGGAAAAATGAGCAGCGGCCATACAGTGTTCTTGTTCTCTACACCTCCTGCAGTGCACAATGCACCTCAGAAACATTTGTTGGGATTTCAGAAAGTTCAGTTGGCAGGAAGATCAGAAGCATTGGTTACATTTAAGGTAGATGTTTGCAAAGATTTGAGTGTTGTTGATGAAGTTGGCAACAGGAAAGTCCCCTTGGGACAACACCTTCTCCATGTTGGAAACTTGAAGCATCCTTTGCGTGTCAGGATTTGA